The Seleniivibrio woodruffii genome contains a region encoding:
- a CDS encoding ABC transporter permease gives MIRFEKRKDASKLFVAVAPFMSVLFALATAAIIMLIAGVNPLKAYMGMLNESLGSVYGITETLVKSTPLILTGLGVSIAFRMKIWNIGAEGQLYMGAMGASLIALHSGLTGITGIVVMFLTAVVFGGLWASVSGFLKAKAGVNEIIVTLLMNYIAIAWVSYLVYGPWKDPNGFNFPLTPRFSPDLILPTLSTYRLHAGFLLALVLVAVVYIFMEKTVWGYEIKVIGNNPKAAKYAGISIDKKIIGVMFLSGALAGIAGFSESAGVQGRLQEGISHGYGYTAIIVAWLAGRSAIGVLVVSVIMAVILVGGDSLQILMQLPVAFVNLFQGLILFFILASDFFINNKPVIKRSGK, from the coding sequence ATGATAAGATTTGAAAAGCGCAAGGACGCATCAAAACTTTTTGTTGCCGTAGCTCCTTTCATGTCGGTTCTGTTTGCACTGGCAACGGCGGCAATAATAATGCTTATCGCAGGGGTTAACCCCCTTAAGGCATACATGGGAATGCTTAACGAGTCTCTCGGCTCCGTTTACGGTATCACCGAGACACTGGTCAAATCTACCCCCCTGATACTGACCGGTCTGGGCGTGTCCATCGCCTTCCGCATGAAGATATGGAACATCGGAGCCGAAGGCCAGCTCTATATGGGTGCAATGGGCGCATCGCTCATCGCTCTTCATTCAGGTCTCACGGGCATAACCGGCATAGTCGTGATGTTTCTCACTGCGGTGGTGTTCGGCGGCCTCTGGGCGAGCGTTTCGGGTTTTCTGAAAGCAAAGGCGGGAGTAAACGAGATTATCGTTACCCTGCTTATGAACTATATAGCCATCGCATGGGTATCCTACCTTGTCTATGGCCCCTGGAAAGACCCAAACGGGTTCAACTTTCCGCTTACCCCCAGATTTTCGCCCGACCTTATCCTGCCGACCCTTTCAACCTACAGGCTCCATGCGGGTTTCCTGCTGGCTCTGGTTCTGGTTGCAGTGGTTTATATTTTCATGGAGAAGACCGTTTGGGGATATGAGATAAAAGTTATCGGAAACAACCCCAAAGCGGCAAAATATGCAGGGATAAGCATCGACAAAAAGATAATCGGCGTTATGTTCTTAAGCGGCGCACTGGCGGGAATCGCAGGTTTCAGCGAGTCTGCGGGCGTTCAGGGCAGACTTCAGGAGGGAATATCCCACGGCTACGGCTACACGGCCATTATAGTTGCGTGGCTGGCGGGGCGCAGTGCCATAGGCGTTCTTGTAGTGTCCGTCATAATGGCTGTTATTCTGGTCGGCGGCGACAGCCTCCAGATCCTCATGCAGCTTCCGGTCGCATTCGTAAACCTGTTTCAGGGGCTTATACTGTTCTTCATTCTGGCCTCTGACTTCTTCATAAACAACAAACCCGTCATAAAAAGGAGCGGCAAATGA
- a CDS encoding metal ABC transporter solute-binding protein, Zn/Mn family: MFIRFLVVFWVFFTFSAAQAQKTVTVSTTQIYDITRNIAGDDVRVLCILAPGQDPHTYTPVPADMDRVRKSDLLIENGFHLEGKNWMRSLAVDSKKPLITATDGIKPLILETGGEKINDPHSWFTPANAAVYVNNITRGLIGIAPEHKDNFIMRAKLYLSELRALDSWIRREVAAIPPQKRILVTNHDAFGYFAKEYGFVNTAPVGWSTGGEVGGGVTPQRREAAVSSIRQHNVKTIFVESTINPKLIREIARDAGVTVGGTLYSDSMGDTGTAGETYIGMMRENVIKIVRGLR, encoded by the coding sequence ATGTTTATCAGATTTTTGGTGGTTTTTTGGGTTTTTTTCACATTTTCCGCCGCACAGGCACAAAAAACCGTGACAGTTTCCACCACACAGATATATGACATCACCAGAAACATAGCCGGAGATGATGTCCGAGTGCTGTGCATCCTTGCTCCCGGACAGGATCCTCACACCTATACTCCCGTTCCTGCGGACATGGACAGGGTGCGCAAAAGCGACCTGCTGATAGAGAACGGGTTCCATCTGGAGGGCAAGAACTGGATGCGCTCTCTGGCCGTAGACTCCAAAAAACCGCTGATAACCGCCACAGACGGTATAAAACCCCTTATCCTTGAGACGGGGGGAGAGAAGATTAACGATCCCCATTCGTGGTTCACTCCTGCAAACGCCGCCGTGTATGTCAACAACATAACAAGGGGGCTGATAGGCATAGCCCCTGAACATAAAGACAATTTCATAATGCGGGCGAAGCTCTATCTTTCAGAGCTTCGTGCGCTGGATTCGTGGATACGCAGAGAGGTCGCCGCAATTCCGCCTCAGAAGCGGATTCTGGTGACCAACCATGATGCGTTCGGATATTTTGCCAAGGAGTACGGATTCGTCAACACGGCTCCCGTGGGCTGGTCAACAGGGGGCGAGGTTGGCGGCGGGGTCACTCCCCAGAGGCGGGAGGCGGCTGTAAGCTCCATCAGGCAGCACAATGTAAAAACTATTTTCGTTGAATCCACCATAAACCCCAAGCTGATACGGGAGATAGCCCGTGATGCGGGCGTAACCGTGGGCGGAACTTTATATTCCGATTCAATGGGCGACACCGGAACAGCCGGAGAGACCTACATAGGAATGATGCGTGAGAACGTTATCAAGATAGTAAGGGGGCTCAGATGA
- a CDS encoding ABC transporter permease translates to MIEILLFATIKAGTPLLFATLGAILMERSGVINLGVEGLMLVGALTGFAAAHTTGSLFMGVMAAFFAAMAAGAIHGFICVYLRGNQIVSGLSLTMFGIGITSLFGRSFVGITIHGFSKFEIPVLSKIPYIGQALFNQDVLVYFSILMVVLMHLFFYKTKTGLYLRSVGENPGAADTSGINVGLYRMSAVLIGSGLAGLGGAYLSLAYTPFWVENMSAGRGWIAVALVIFAQWNSTRAMAGAYLFGGINAMQLRMQAVGTSLSPHLLMMLPYIFTIVVLVIATLRLEKGSTPEPEALGTPYDREDRK, encoded by the coding sequence ATGATTGAAATACTGCTCTTTGCAACAATAAAGGCGGGTACGCCTCTGCTTTTCGCCACGCTGGGCGCAATCCTTATGGAACGCTCAGGGGTGATAAACCTTGGTGTCGAAGGGCTTATGCTGGTGGGTGCGCTGACGGGATTCGCCGCCGCACATACCACAGGCAGCCTTTTCATGGGCGTTATGGCGGCTTTCTTTGCGGCCATGGCGGCGGGAGCCATCCACGGCTTCATATGCGTCTATCTGAGAGGCAACCAGATAGTGAGCGGACTTTCGCTCACCATGTTCGGAATAGGAATAACCTCCCTGTTCGGACGCTCATTCGTCGGCATAACGATACACGGATTCTCGAAGTTCGAGATACCTGTGCTCTCCAAAATACCTTATATAGGTCAGGCACTTTTCAATCAGGATGTTCTGGTGTATTTTTCAATCCTGATGGTTGTTCTGATGCACCTTTTCTTCTATAAAACAAAAACAGGTCTGTATCTGCGCTCGGTGGGCGAAAACCCGGGAGCGGCGGATACGTCGGGAATCAACGTCGGGCTGTACAGAATGTCCGCAGTGCTCATCGGCTCAGGTCTTGCGGGACTTGGCGGTGCATACCTCTCCCTTGCCTATACACCCTTTTGGGTGGAGAACATGTCGGCAGGAAGGGGCTGGATCGCCGTTGCGCTGGTCATTTTTGCCCAGTGGAACAGCACCAGAGCAATGGCGGGGGCATATCTGTTCGGCGGAATAAACGCCATGCAGCTTCGTATGCAGGCGGTGGGCACAAGCCTTTCGCCCCATCTGCTGATGATGCTTCCCTATATATTTACAATTGTGGTGCTTGTGATAGCAACACTCAGACTTGAAAAAGGGTCAACTCCCGAACCGGAAGCTCTGGGAACACCCTATGACCGTGAGGACAGAAAGTGA
- a CDS encoding ABC transporter ATP-binding protein, translating to MEALLKVESVVKTFPGVKALDGVCLNIFEGEIHTLLGENGAGKSTLMNVLNGLYSPDGGTLRINGQPHIFRSPKDSIKAGIGMVHQHFMLVYNHTVFENILLSVSDLSFWLNKKKLRAQIQEIVERFGLQIELDEPIRKLSIGQQQWVELIKLLIRDCKVLILDEPTAVLTPQESDRLFGFLKQLKKEGRAVIFISHKMREVMELSDRVTVLKKGTTVQELVRGEFDENVLAGLMIGTDEIPVWEKEKKEFTETVLNIENLNADKEKGMSDLIDFSLALRKGEILGIAGVAGNGQKTLAEVLTGLKPPTSGKIFADGRDITNADSRKAYIAGIAHVPEDRKSMGIAPEMSVDENLILKSYKEKPFRKFVFQNFKAIKENAEKQIESFAIKAGPKGTPIRLLSGGNIQKVIIARELSMRPSVLVALYPTRGLDMGSAEYVHKVIMDARKDDMSTIVISEDLDELLKLSDRIAVMFRGRITGIVDPEKTSREEIGLLMSGETAR from the coding sequence TTGGAAGCACTACTGAAAGTCGAATCCGTAGTTAAGACATTTCCGGGGGTAAAGGCTCTGGACGGTGTCTGCCTGAATATCTTCGAAGGGGAGATACATACCCTGCTCGGAGAGAACGGCGCAGGCAAATCCACCCTGATGAACGTTTTGAACGGACTGTACAGCCCCGACGGCGGCACGCTGAGAATTAACGGACAGCCGCATATCTTCAGATCGCCCAAAGATTCCATCAAAGCCGGGATCGGCATGGTGCATCAGCATTTTATGCTGGTTTACAACCATACTGTATTTGAAAATATCCTGCTTTCCGTTTCCGACCTGTCCTTTTGGCTTAACAAAAAGAAGCTCCGCGCGCAGATTCAGGAGATAGTTGAGCGTTTCGGCCTCCAGATTGAGCTGGACGAACCCATCCGCAAGCTCTCCATCGGTCAGCAGCAGTGGGTGGAGCTTATCAAACTGCTTATCCGTGACTGCAAAGTGCTTATTCTGGACGAGCCCACCGCCGTTCTCACCCCGCAGGAATCCGACAGACTGTTCGGCTTTCTGAAACAGCTTAAAAAAGAGGGCAGAGCGGTCATTTTCATCAGCCACAAGATGCGTGAGGTGATGGAGCTTTCCGACAGAGTTACGGTGCTTAAAAAGGGAACCACTGTTCAGGAGCTTGTCAGAGGCGAGTTCGACGAGAACGTTCTGGCGGGTCTAATGATAGGCACCGACGAGATCCCCGTTTGGGAAAAAGAGAAAAAAGAGTTCACCGAAACGGTGCTCAACATAGAAAACCTGAACGCCGACAAAGAGAAGGGCATGAGCGACCTTATCGACTTCTCCCTAGCCCTCCGCAAAGGGGAGATACTTGGCATAGCAGGTGTTGCAGGCAACGGTCAGAAGACTCTGGCCGAGGTGCTCACAGGGCTTAAGCCCCCGACCTCAGGAAAGATATTCGCCGACGGGCGGGACATCACCAATGCAGACAGCCGCAAGGCATACATCGCAGGCATCGCACACGTTCCCGAAGACAGAAAGAGCATGGGGATCGCCCCTGAAATGTCTGTGGACGAGAACCTTATTCTTAAAAGTTACAAGGAAAAGCCGTTCAGGAAGTTCGTCTTCCAGAACTTTAAAGCCATAAAAGAGAACGCCGAGAAACAGATAGAGTCATTCGCAATCAAGGCCGGCCCCAAAGGGACGCCCATCAGACTGCTTTCCGGCGGAAACATCCAGAAGGTGATAATTGCCAGAGAGCTTTCCATGCGCCCCAGCGTTCTTGTTGCGCTGTATCCCACAAGAGGACTGGACATGGGCTCTGCGGAATATGTCCACAAGGTCATCATGGATGCGAGAAAGGACGACATGAGCACAATAGTCATATCCGAAGACCTCGACGAACTGCTGAAACTGTCCGACAGGATAGCGGTTATGTTCAGAGGACGTATTACGGGGATCGTTGACCCCGAAAAAACCAGCCGTGAGGAGATTGGCCTTCTCATGAGCGGGGAGACGGCACGATGA
- a CDS encoding BMP family ABC transporter substrate-binding protein, producing the protein MKKLLLLAVLAAFLVLPGCSKKKEEETKAPETAAPAETAAAPEGKEIRAAFVYVGPVGDGGWTFAHDMGRQVMAKLPYVKDVTFIESVPEGAESTRIITSLAQKGYNLIFTTSFGYMDPTIEVAAKFPDVVFMHCSGYKTAANVGTYFGRIEQARYLSGIVAGKMTKSNVLGYVAAFPIPEVIRGINAFTMGARSVNPKAVVKVVWTQTWFDPAKERDAAESLLDVKADVITMHQDTPAPLQAAEKRGAFAIGYNTDMASQIPGAWLTAPVWNWGPLYTQIAEAVHNGTWKSEQIWYGIEHNLVDLAPMSKLVPAEVQALVNEKKAEMQAGKFVLFAGPIKDNAGKVVVEAGKSMTDPEQLSMNFLVEGVQGTIPK; encoded by the coding sequence ATGAAAAAACTGTTATTGTTGGCGGTTCTTGCGGCTTTCCTCGTTCTTCCCGGCTGTTCCAAGAAAAAGGAAGAGGAAACGAAAGCTCCCGAAACTGCGGCTCCCGCTGAAACAGCAGCTGCTCCCGAGGGCAAAGAGATCAGAGCTGCGTTTGTATATGTCGGTCCCGTTGGCGACGGCGGCTGGACATTTGCTCACGATATGGGCAGACAGGTTATGGCGAAACTGCCCTATGTTAAAGATGTAACATTCATCGAGTCAGTTCCGGAAGGCGCTGAATCCACAAGAATCATCACCAGCCTTGCACAGAAAGGCTACAACCTTATTTTCACAACCAGCTTCGGTTATATGGATCCCACAATTGAAGTTGCGGCAAAGTTTCCCGACGTAGTGTTCATGCACTGCTCAGGCTACAAAACTGCCGCCAACGTGGGCACATATTTCGGCCGTATCGAGCAGGCACGTTACCTTTCAGGTATTGTTGCCGGTAAAATGACTAAATCAAACGTACTCGGCTATGTTGCCGCTTTCCCCATCCCCGAGGTTATCAGAGGCATCAACGCTTTCACTATGGGCGCTCGCAGTGTTAACCCCAAAGCGGTGGTTAAAGTCGTCTGGACACAGACATGGTTCGACCCTGCGAAAGAGCGTGATGCGGCTGAGTCCCTTCTCGATGTTAAAGCAGACGTAATAACCATGCATCAGGATACACCCGCACCCCTTCAGGCAGCTGAAAAAAGAGGCGCATTCGCCATCGGCTACAACACCGACATGGCGTCTCAGATCCCCGGCGCATGGCTGACGGCTCCCGTCTGGAACTGGGGTCCTCTGTACACTCAGATTGCTGAAGCTGTTCACAACGGAACATGGAAATCCGAGCAGATCTGGTACGGAATTGAGCATAATCTGGTTGACCTTGCTCCTATGAGCAAACTTGTTCCCGCTGAAGTTCAGGCACTCGTTAACGAGAAAAAGGCCGAAATGCAGGCAGGCAAGTTCGTTCTCTTCGCAGGCCCTATTAAAGACAACGCAGGCAAAGTTGTTGTTGAGGCCGGAAAGAGCATGACAGATCCCGAGCAGCTCAGCATGAACTTCCTCGTTGAGGGCGTTCAGGGCACTATCCCTAAATAA
- a CDS encoding iron chelate uptake ABC transporter family permease subunit codes for METLYTLFIDPLTKIYFLKALAGGSIVAVVCAVTGCLVILQRMAFLGDALSHAMIAGVGAGYLFMKLVFGVEAAAGAMLVGSLISAFITVFMIGFVAKVSRIKEDASIGIMYTGVFAGGVVLVSVFGKYIHIDLMHFIMGDILGISDFDMVVSAIVSAAVLSVIILFFRYFKLTSFDPVMAASIGIPVLLFKYLFTGCVSLIVVSAVSMVGVILVVGLLITPAATAYLLTDRLEKMMALAALFGFTSILGGLYLSVWLNSAGGGAIMLFSTVQFLAVLVLAPRYGLLADWLRRRNMVPQQVIEDIIASMYKSGRAVTAEHIAGYVKVKAKVMRNAMKYLAEEGYAKPEGSEYVLTDKGKTEALRLKKAHRVWETYLHYMGVPENELHAKAHVLEHFNDHNAIDYIHGKMGYPATDPHGAVIPPVYADGSFCLTAVYGFSDKEVEIVSVDTDKGISAGDIVRITHTDDGWQVQKDGETAVLTDEEVETMTVRLLS; via the coding sequence ATGGAAACATTATATACATTATTCATAGACCCGCTTACGAAGATATATTTTCTTAAGGCACTGGCAGGCGGCAGTATCGTTGCAGTGGTGTGCGCTGTGACAGGCTGTCTGGTGATACTTCAGCGGATGGCGTTTCTGGGCGATGCTCTCTCCCATGCCATGATAGCGGGGGTTGGTGCGGGTTATCTGTTCATGAAACTGGTGTTCGGCGTGGAGGCGGCGGCGGGGGCAATGCTCGTCGGTTCGCTCATTTCGGCGTTCATCACAGTGTTTATGATAGGCTTTGTTGCAAAGGTATCCAGAATTAAGGAGGATGCCTCCATCGGAATAATGTACACCGGAGTTTTTGCGGGCGGCGTTGTTCTGGTGTCGGTGTTCGGCAAATATATCCATATCGATCTTATGCACTTCATAATGGGGGATATTCTGGGCATTTCCGACTTCGACATGGTGGTTTCGGCCATCGTTTCGGCGGCGGTGCTTTCGGTTATCATCCTGTTTTTCAGATATTTCAAGCTGACCAGTTTCGACCCGGTAATGGCGGCTTCAATAGGTATTCCCGTTCTGCTGTTCAAGTATCTTTTCACAGGGTGCGTTTCGCTGATAGTTGTTTCGGCGGTGAGCATGGTGGGTGTGATACTTGTCGTGGGGCTTCTGATAACCCCTGCGGCAACGGCATATCTGCTGACGGACAGACTGGAGAAGATGATGGCGCTTGCGGCGCTTTTCGGGTTCACCAGCATTCTGGGCGGGCTTTATCTTTCGGTCTGGCTTAACAGTGCGGGCGGCGGGGCCATCATGCTGTTTTCAACCGTGCAGTTTCTTGCGGTTCTGGTGCTTGCGCCCAGATACGGCCTTCTGGCGGACTGGCTGCGCAGGAGAAACATGGTTCCCCAGCAGGTGATAGAGGATATCATCGCCAGTATGTATAAATCCGGCAGGGCTGTCACCGCCGAACACATCGCAGGATATGTGAAGGTCAAGGCGAAAGTGATGCGCAATGCCATGAAATACCTTGCCGAAGAGGGATATGCAAAACCTGAGGGTTCAGAATATGTACTGACGGATAAGGGAAAGACAGAGGCGCTTAGGCTGAAAAAAGCCCACAGGGTGTGGGAAACTTATCTGCACTATATGGGCGTGCCGGAGAACGAACTCCATGCGAAAGCCCACGTTCTGGAGCACTTTAACGACCATAACGCCATAGATTATATCCACGGAAAGATGGGCTACCCCGCTACGGATCCCCACGGTGCGGTGATTCCTCCTGTATATGCGGACGGCTCTTTCTGCCTGACGGCCGTTTACGGCTTTTCGGACAAAGAGGTGGAGATAGTCTCTGTGGATACCGACAAGGGCATTTCGGCGGGGGACATCGTCAGGATAACCCACACGGACGACGGCTGGCAGGTTCAGAAGGACGGGGAAACGGCGGTTCTGACGGATGAAGAGGTGGAGACCATGACGGTAAGGTTATTGTCATAA
- a CDS encoding type II toxin-antitoxin system RelE family toxin codes for MFQIRLSDSARADFGQLEGSIKNLVAKQLKALETNPFKGEALGNKAGIDLTGYYKLYVCKKQVRIIYRVENHELIVCVVGIGRRDNLDVYRSTYEKLKPE; via the coding sequence GTGTTTCAGATCAGACTGTCGGATTCAGCAAGGGCTGATTTCGGGCAGTTGGAAGGCAGTATAAAAAATCTTGTTGCAAAACAGCTGAAAGCTCTTGAGACAAACCCTTTCAAAGGCGAAGCTCTGGGAAACAAGGCTGGAATCGACCTCACCGGATACTACAAACTGTATGTGTGCAAAAAGCAGGTCAGAATAATCTACAGAGTTGAGAATCACGAACTGATAGTATGCGTTGTCGGGATAGGCAGACGTGATAATCTGGACGTATACAGAAGCACATACGAAAAGCTCAAGCCCGAATAG
- a CDS encoding Fur family transcriptional regulator, giving the protein MYDRILRDKELKVTPQRIFILEEIRKMGHAGIEDLHDKVKEVYSSVSLATIYKNIHILVEENILREVPVHGRKPVYEINIGDHVHLCCSKCGEISDLMDVDTAPMLAEAEKQTGHRYERIAVMLQGTCKSCSN; this is encoded by the coding sequence ATGTACGACAGAATTTTAAGAGACAAAGAGCTAAAGGTTACACCCCAGAGAATCTTTATTCTGGAAGAAATAAGAAAAATGGGGCACGCCGGAATTGAAGATCTCCACGACAAAGTTAAAGAGGTATACTCTTCCGTAAGCCTTGCAACCATCTACAAGAACATACACATCCTCGTTGAGGAGAACATCCTCAGAGAGGTTCCCGTTCACGGCAGAAAACCCGTTTACGAGATAAACATAGGCGACCACGTTCACCTTTGCTGTTCAAAATGCGGCGAAATATCCGACCTGATGGATGTTGACACTGCGCCCATGCTGGCCGAGGCCGAAAAGCAGACAGGCCACAGATACGAGCGCATCGCAGTCATGCTTCAGGGAACCTGCAAAAGCTGCTCTAACTAG
- a CDS encoding type II toxin-antitoxin system Phd/YefM family antitoxin, with protein MYGVKYEIDEMMSASSFSRNMNKVSELLETMKRVVVLRNNTPEMVVLPIAEYEHIKALADLAEHLEIAHLIEKRKEEKYHSLEDVLKENGLG; from the coding sequence ATGTACGGCGTAAAATATGAAATTGACGAGATGATGAGTGCAAGCTCCTTCTCAAGAAACATGAACAAGGTCAGTGAACTGCTGGAAACCATGAAAAGGGTCGTTGTGCTGAGAAACAACACTCCCGAAATGGTTGTTCTGCCCATTGCAGAATACGAGCACATAAAGGCTCTTGCCGATCTGGCGGAACATCTTGAGATAGCGCATCTGATTGAAAAGAGAAAAGAAGAAAAATATCACTCGCTTGAAGATGTTCTTAAGGAAAACGGCCTTGGCTAA
- a CDS encoding metal ABC transporter ATP-binding protein, with product MNAEYAIQVRNLTVSYGPKPALLDVSFMIQKGELVGIIGPNGAGKSTLMKAMLGFVRRDIGDVYVFGKPVEQTRGAIAYVPQRGTVDWDYPVTVEDVAMMGRYGHLKWWRNPSKADREIVDSALEMVRMSDFKKRQIGQLSGGQQQRVFMARALAQGAQILLLDEPFAGVDAATESAILDVLAEAKKAGITLVVVHHDLATASEYFDKLLLVKQRLYAAGPPSLVFRQELLSEVYEGKLKVFTDLLKG from the coding sequence ATGAACGCTGAATACGCAATACAGGTGCGCAACCTGACGGTGAGCTACGGACCTAAACCCGCTCTGCTCGACGTCAGCTTTATGATACAGAAGGGCGAACTGGTGGGCATAATAGGTCCCAACGGGGCAGGGAAGTCCACTCTGATGAAGGCAATGCTTGGCTTTGTGCGCAGGGATATCGGCGATGTTTATGTCTTCGGCAAGCCCGTTGAGCAGACCAGAGGGGCGATAGCCTACGTTCCCCAGAGGGGAACCGTTGACTGGGACTATCCAGTGACTGTGGAGGATGTTGCCATGATGGGACGCTACGGACACCTGAAATGGTGGCGCAACCCATCAAAGGCGGACAGGGAGATAGTCGACAGCGCACTGGAGATGGTGCGGATGAGCGATTTTAAAAAACGTCAGATAGGTCAGCTTTCAGGCGGACAGCAGCAGAGGGTGTTCATGGCACGAGCATTGGCGCAGGGTGCGCAGATACTCCTTCTGGACGAGCCTTTTGCAGGTGTTGATGCCGCAACGGAAAGCGCCATTCTGGATGTTCTGGCAGAGGCTAAAAAGGCGGGAATAACACTGGTTGTGGTTCACCACGACCTAGCCACCGCTTCCGAATATTTTGACAAGCTCCTTCTGGTGAAACAGCGGCTTTATGCGGCGGGGCCTCCCAGTCTGGTGTTTCGTCAGGAGCTTCTTTCCGAAGTCTATGAAGGTAAGCTGAAGGTCTTCACCGACCTTCTGAAAGGATGA
- a CDS encoding diguanylate cyclase yields MKVFLFALLTLSFVFFSHADELSDSQKEYIKNHGAVKVCVDPDWYPFERINEKGQHEGIAADLLRLAAKNAGLQLEIVPTRDWDESLAFAQTGRCEILSFLNSTPERDTWLNFTEPVFTDVNVFVTREEHRYIPDPAELTDETIVFPSGTAMEELIRKDYPNLRVLNCGSEREAFEMVSTKKADMTMRSLIMAAFTIKEEGLFNLKISGQLPNYTNKLRIGVVKSEPALAEILNFGVSKITPSDRESIVNKHIYIKAQTGIDYKPVVIILLVFCFTGIAAGLWIVSIRRLNRELVRISQIDHLTGISNRTRLDFIFMQELDRAKRYKRELSIVLLDIDYFKRINDEFGHLAGDRVLIEFVHAASESIRTTDFIGRWGGEEFLVICPETGVEQAQILAERIRISVKNRQFSTGHEHTVSIGVASFGEGDTADSMLLRADAAMYEAKNSGRDRVCVK; encoded by the coding sequence TTGAAAGTTTTTTTGTTTGCTCTTCTCACCCTTTCATTCGTCTTTTTCAGTCATGCCGATGAACTGAGCGATTCCCAGAAAGAATATATCAAGAATCACGGTGCGGTTAAGGTATGTGTGGATCCCGACTGGTATCCTTTCGAAAGGATAAACGAAAAGGGACAGCACGAGGGGATCGCAGCGGATCTTCTGCGGCTGGCGGCAAAAAATGCCGGATTGCAGCTTGAGATAGTGCCCACCAGAGACTGGGACGAAAGTCTGGCATTTGCTCAGACGGGCAGATGCGAGATTTTAAGCTTTCTGAACAGTACCCCCGAAAGAGATACATGGCTTAACTTCACGGAACCCGTATTTACCGATGTCAACGTTTTTGTCACCCGTGAGGAGCACAGATACATCCCAGATCCTGCCGAGCTTACTGACGAAACCATTGTATTTCCCTCAGGAACGGCTATGGAGGAGCTTATCCGCAAAGACTATCCGAACCTGCGAGTGCTCAACTGCGGGAGCGAAAGGGAGGCTTTCGAAATGGTCTCCACCAAAAAAGCGGATATGACCATGCGCTCCCTCATCATGGCGGCATTCACCATCAAGGAAGAGGGGCTTTTCAACCTCAAAATATCCGGTCAGCTCCCTAACTATACCAACAAACTGCGCATCGGAGTGGTTAAGAGCGAGCCTGCTCTGGCTGAAATACTCAACTTCGGTGTATCAAAGATAACCCCTTCCGACAGAGAGTCCATAGTCAATAAACACATATACATCAAAGCCCAGACAGGCATAGACTATAAGCCAGTTGTCATAATTCTGCTCGTTTTCTGCTTTACAGGTATTGCGGCGGGGCTTTGGATAGTGAGCATAAGAAGGCTCAACCGTGAGCTGGTACGCATCTCACAGATAGACCACCTGACGGGAATAAGCAACCGCACCCGTCTGGATTTCATATTCATGCAGGAGCTGGACAGGGCGAAAAGATATAAGCGTGAGCTTTCCATAGTTTTGCTGGATATAGACTATTTTAAAAGAATCAATGACGAGTTCGGGCATCTTGCAGGTGACAGAGTGCTTATAGAGTTTGTTCATGCGGCCTCGGAAAGCATCCGCACAACGGATTTCATCGGCAGGTGGGGCGGCGAGGAATTTCTGGTGATCTGTCCTGAAACGGGAGTTGAGCAGGCTCAGATTCTGGCGGAGAGGATTCGTATTTCAGTTAAGAACAGGCAGTTTTCCACAGGGCATGAGCACACGGTGAGCATAGGCGTTGCCTCCTTCGGCGAGGGCGACACTGCGGACAGTATGCTTCTCAGAGCCGATGCCGCAATGTATGAGGCAAAAAACTCCGGCCGTGACAGGGTTTGCGTTAAATAA